A DNA window from Macaca fascicularis isolate 582-1 chromosome 18, T2T-MFA8v1.1 contains the following coding sequences:
- the CETN1 gene encoding centrin-1, with the protein MASSFKKPSAAPTSQKRKLAPKPELTEDQKQEVREAFDLFDADGSGTIDVKELKVAMRALGFEPRKEEMKKMISEVDKEGTGKISFNDFLAVMTQKMSEKDTKEEILKAFRLFDDDETGKISFKNLKRVANELGENLTDEELQEMIDEADRDGDGEVNEEEFLRIMKKTNLY; encoded by the coding sequence atggcttccagcttcaagAAGCCCAGCGCCGCCCCCACCAGCCAAAAGAGAAAGTTGGCGCCTAAGCCCGAGCTCACTGAAGATCAGAAGCAAGAAGTTCGGGAAGCGTTTGACCTCTTTGACGCGGACGGAAGCGGGACCATCGACGTGAAGGAGCTGAAGGTGGCCATGAGAGCTCTGGGCTTCGAACCCAGGAAGGAAGAGATGAAGAAGATGATCTCCGAGGTGGACAAGGAAGGCACGGGGAAGATCAGCTTCAATGACTTCCTGGCCGTGATGACTCAGAAGATGTCCGAGAAGGACACCAAAGAAGAAATCCTGAAGGCCTTCAGGCTCTTTGATGACGATGAGACCGGGAAGATCTCGTTCAAAAACCTGAAGCGCGTGGCCAACGAGCTGGGGGAAAACCTCACGGATGAGGAGCTGCAGGAGATGATCGACGAAGCTGATCGGGACGGGGACGGCGAAGTGAATGAGGAGGAGTTCCTTCGGATCATGAAGAAGACCAACCTTTACTGA